ACTCTCGGCTTTCAACCGCAAGCAACGCTTGGTGTTGAGCTGGGTCTACGGACCTCCGGGCGTCCCGGGTACCGAGGGCGGGATGAGGATCCTGAACTGGATCACTCGTGACTGGCAGTTCTCCGGAACCGCTGCGTGGCAGAGTGGCTCTCCGCAAACGATCTTTACCGGCTTCGACCAGAACGGTGACGGCGAAGCGGCCAACGATCGTCCCAACGACGGCAATCACGCGGTTGCGGTCAATTACAGCGATGCATGTCTCTCGAGCGCGACGCTCTGCTCGGGTATCGGTGAGTTCGATGGAGTCAATTACATCGACTTCTGGACCGGTGCTGCGGGCACGGCGACTGATTTCCGCTACATCGTCAATGACCTTGGCTTGGACGGAAATCTCGGTCGCAACAGCTACATCAACCCGGGTTACTGGAACACTGATTGGAGTATCGGGCGGCGCTTCCGCGCTCCGATGGGACGCCTCGAAAGCTCGACCTTTGAGATCAAGGCTGAGCTCTTCAACGCGTTCAATCACCCCAACCGTGGCCTGCTCGGCGGCGTCACGGGCAACATGCTCAGTGGCGACTTCCTGAACCTCGACTCGACCCAGGACGGTGGACGTAACGTCCGTCTGTGGGCGAAGTGGACGTTCTAGTAGCGCTGAGACACTGAACTAAGCAGCGGGGGATCCGCAAGGATCCCCCGCTTTTTTCTTGCCTCGATCGCGCCCTCTCTTTTTTGTCTCGCCGCGGGGCGCACACGGCACGTCACGACGCACCCAGAATCGGCACGGGAGCGCATCCGGGAAGGCATCTTCGCTATGCTAGAATCGCGCTACTTTTCCCCACCCGAGAGAGCATAGAGAGCACAAGGCTCGCGCATGGACCTCCGTAAACGGCTGCAATACGCGGTAGCCGCATTGCTGCTGATCATTACTTTCAGCGTTGCGGGATACATCGTCCTCGGCCGCCCTAACGTCACGCTGTTGCAGGCCTTGTATATGGCGGTGATCACGCTGGCCGGGGTGGGCTATAGCGAGATCGTCGAGACCGCCCACAACCCTGCGCTCCGTATCTTCAACATGTTCGTGGTGCTTTTCGGGGTCACCATCACGGTGTACGTGTTCTCGGTGGTAACGGCGTTCCTGGTCGAAGGCGAGATCACGAACATCTTCTGGAGGCGCAAGATGCAAAAAAGGATCGGCGAATTGAAAGGCCACTTCATCATCTGCGGCCTGGGCGACACCGGACGCTTTGCCGTGGACGAACTCCAGAAGACGGGCACACCGTTCGTGGTCATCGAGGGGAGCGCCGAGGTCATCAAGAAATTCCGCGAGCACCACGGCGCCGAAGCCGATAACTTCCTCGTGCTTGAGGGCGATGCCACCGACGAAGAGGTGATGGACCAGGCCGGCATCGACCGCGCCAAGGGACTGATCGCCGCGCTCTCTTCCGATAAAGACAACCTGGTCATCATCGTGATGGCGCGCCAACGCCGCGACGATCTGCGCATCGTCGCGCGTTACACCGAGCCGAAATTCGCCGACCGCATGATCAAGGCGGGAGCGAACTCCACCGTCTCCCCCAACCGTATCGGCGGCCTGCGCCTCGCTTCGGAGGCCCTGCGCCCGCACGTGGTCGGATTCCTCGACCTCATGCTGCGCGAGCAGTCGCGCACCCTGCGCATCGAAGACCTGGAGATCCATGCCGGTACCGCTTGGGTCGGCCAGACTCTCGGCGAGCTGAAGATGCACCCGCGCTACAACCTGCTGGTGCTGGCGGTGAAGAACATCTTTGGCGACAACGCCTTCATCGCCAATCCCACTGACAACCTGCGGCTCACTGCCGCCTCGGTCATCATCGCGATGGGTGACATCAACGACATCCGCCGCGCACGCCAGGAGTGCGAAGCGCGCTCCGCCACCACCGCCTAGCAGGATCAAAGGCTGGTAAAATGAAACGGCCGGCGCCCGCCGGCCGTCCCTCACGTCTTCCAATCCTTAGTGGATGTCTAGCCCGATGATGCGGCCGGCCGCGTCGATCTCCAGGTTCGCCGGCGCCGCCATCACCACGTCGCCGCTCACGCCGGTGAAGGCGATGAACACGCGCGGGTCCACGTAGTTCGCCTGGTGCTGGCGCTTGATGAAGGTGAGCGCCTGGTCGCTGCGCCATTTCTTGGGCAGCTCGAAGGCAAGATCGACCAGGTCGCCATTCTCCGAGACCGAGACGGCAACTTCTACCGGGACGCGGGTTTGCACCTCCAACTCGTCTTTGGACACGTTGGGCTTCAGTCCCACGTAGTACTGAAAGCGTCCATCGTCGGCAGAGAAATTGTTGCGTTCTACGATAATGCCCATAAGCGCGCCGCGTAAGCCCTTGCCGTCTCGGTATGTGGTCGAAGTGTTGTCACCTAAGTGCTGTCCCAGCAGAGTTTTACCACAAAACGCTCACTCTGCGGGACGAGTACAATCAAGGTAGTCCTGAGGGCGCAGCTCTGCATCTAAAGCATGCAGGACCCAAACCGCCTAGTGTTGAGTTTTTAAGTCTTGAGTTTTGAGGGAGTTACCCATGAAGGCTTATCGAAATGCCGGTCTGTGGCTGCTTTCGCTCGCGCTGCTCTTGGCGGTCATCGCCGGATGCAGCAAGAGCAAGAGCGATGCGCAGCTCGCCGGCGAGGTCCAATCGAAGATCCAGCAGGATTTTGCCATCACCAACAAGCAGCTGGGCGTGAACGTAGCCAATGGCGTGGTCACACTGAGTGGCGCCGTGGGTAGTGAGATGGAGCGCGCCGCCGCTGCCAATGATGCTGCCCAGATCCAGGGTGTCCGCACCGTGGTGAACAACCTCACGGTGAGCGACCAGGCCGCCGGCATGCTGAACCAGCCGCCACCGGCGCCGGAACCGCAGCGCCCAGTCGCATCATCCTCGCGACGCAGCGCTTCGACGCCGCGCTCGCGGTCGAGCGCTGGCGACAGCACGGCCTATAACTCGCCGGCCATGCCGTCGAACAACAACAGCAGCGCGACCTACACGCCTGCTCCGCCTCCACCGCCTCCACCGGTCGAGATCCCGGCAGGCACGTCGATATCGGTCCGCATGCTTGACCCGATCGACTCCGACAAGAACCAGGTCGGCGACCGCTTCCGCGCTACGCTCGACCAGCCCATCACCGTCGATGGCAGGGTCGTGGTTCCCGCGAATGCTGACGTCGAAGGTCGCGTGGTCGACCTCGCCAGCGCCGGTCACTTCAAAGGCAAGTCGCAGCTCGCGCTGGAATTGAGCCGCATCAGCTATAGCGGACACAGCTACTCCATCAACTCCAACAAGTGGTCGAAGGCCGGCGGTTCACGTGGTAAGCGGACGGCCGCAACGGTTGGTGGCGGCGCGGCCCTCGGAGCCATCATCGGCGCCATCGCCGGCGGCGGCAAGGGTGCTGCCATCGGCGCCGGTGTAGGCGCCGGAGCCGGTACCGGTGTCCAAGCCATGACCAAGGGCGAGCAGATCCACGTGGAGCCGGAAACGGTGCTCAACTTCCGTCTTGAACAGCCCATCACCGTGGCGGCGGCAGGACGCAACTCCTCGCCCGGCCAGGTCACTACGGTCGATAACAATCCGGACACCAGCGATCCCAACCGCCCGGTCCTGAAGCGCCGCTAACGAAACGATCCACCGAGCGGCAGCCTGCAAACGGCTGCCGCTTTCTTTATCTTCACGGCATTCCCATTTCACCGGAGTAGCATCTACCAGTCCGACGCCTAAGCTCTCCCATGCCCAAGATCAGCGCCCTCATCCACGCCCATAACGACGCTCTGCGCATCGGCCGCGCGCTCGATTCCCTGCGCGCTTGCGATGAGGTCCTGGTCATCGATCATGCCTCCGATGATGACACCGCCGATATCGCGCGCCGGCACGGTGCCACGGTCAAGAAGGGACTCCCCGGCGTGGAGCCCGGCGCTTACCTCGCGGACACGCGTTACGACTGGGTGCTCTGCATCCTGCCCAACGAAGCGGTGAGCGAGGCGCTCGAAGCCTCGCTGCTGGAGTTCCGCGAGCGCAAGTGCGAGGACGAGCATGCCGTGGCCTACAACCTCACGCTGCGGGAGGAGTACGGCGCCGACTGGCGGCCTCTCGCCCCCGAGACGCGCCTCGCCGATCGCGCCAAGCTTAACTGGACGTCGAAGTGTCCACCCCACCTCCCCGAGGCGCCCAGCCTGGCCGGCGAGCTGCTGCGTTTCGAGGAA
This Acidobacteriota bacterium DNA region includes the following protein-coding sequences:
- a CDS encoding potassium channel protein, which gives rise to MDLRKRLQYAVAALLLIITFSVAGYIVLGRPNVTLLQALYMAVITLAGVGYSEIVETAHNPALRIFNMFVVLFGVTITVYVFSVVTAFLVEGEITNIFWRRKMQKRIGELKGHFIICGLGDTGRFAVDELQKTGTPFVVIEGSAEVIKKFREHHGAEADNFLVLEGDATDEEVMDQAGIDRAKGLIAALSSDKDNLVIIVMARQRRDDLRIVARYTEPKFADRMIKAGANSTVSPNRIGGLRLASEALRPHVVGFLDLMLREQSRTLRIEDLEIHAGTAWVGQTLGELKMHPRYNLLVLAVKNIFGDNAFIANPTDNLRLTAASVIIAMGDINDIRRARQECEARSATTA
- a CDS encoding BON domain-containing protein; translation: MKAYRNAGLWLLSLALLLAVIAGCSKSKSDAQLAGEVQSKIQQDFAITNKQLGVNVANGVVTLSGAVGSEMERAAAANDAAQIQGVRTVVNNLTVSDQAAGMLNQPPPAPEPQRPVASSSRRSASTPRSRSSAGDSTAYNSPAMPSNNNSSATYTPAPPPPPPPVEIPAGTSISVRMLDPIDSDKNQVGDRFRATLDQPITVDGRVVVPANADVEGRVVDLASAGHFKGKSQLALELSRISYSGHSYSINSNKWSKAGGSRGKRTAATVGGGAALGAIIGAIAGGGKGAAIGAGVGAGAGTGVQAMTKGEQIHVEPETVLNFRLEQPITVAAAGRNSSPGQVTTVDNNPDTSDPNRPVLKRR